In Gammaproteobacteria bacterium, the genomic stretch CGAGTATGGCGAAGTCCGAGTGTATGCAATATCTACACCGATTGGGACAACGACGAACGGCGCATTATTTCAGCGTGGAAGGCAGAACCCCATGAACGAAGAACCTACTGGCAAAATGTTGGACTCTGAAAGGAAAACCGATTGGGAACGACTACGCAGCATGAGCGATGCTGACGTACATGTCGCCCTTTTATCTGATAATGATGCTGTGCCAACAGACGAGAATTTTTGGAAATCTGCCGTGGTTGTCATGCCTAGCAAGAAGGCAAAGGAAGTGGTCACCAT encodes the following:
- a CDS encoding conserved hypothetical protein (Evidence 4 : Unknown function but conserved in other organisms); the protein is MRYTWDENKNIHNIKRHKIAFDDAVRIFEGQTVEQVDDRFEYGEVRVYAISTPIGTTTNGALFQRGRQNPMNEEPTGKMLDSERKTDWERLRSMSDADVHVALLSDNDAVPTDENFWKSAVVVMPSKKAKEVVTMRIDHDVLEWFRQERGYQTRINAILVAYMKVHDQKHQKSSPR